The genomic region GAAGAGCCAGAAGGACCGCAAGGCTCGGGCCGCCTCCAAGGCCACGGAAATGAAGGAAATCCGCCTGGGCCGCTCGGTCAAGATCGACCAGCACGACATCCAGGTGCGCATCGACCAGGCCCGCCGCTTCCTCATGCACGGCCACAAGGTGATGTTCACCCAGCGATTCAAGGGCCGCGAGATCGCCCACAAGGAGATCGGCCTGCAGAACCTCCGCAACGTGGCCGACGCGCTGCTGGACATCTCCAAGGTCGAGCAGACCCCGCGCTGGATGGGCAAGCAGGCCAGCATCATCATGAGCCCCGACCGCCCCAAGATCGAAGCCATCAAGCGCAAGCTCGAGAAGGAAAAGCAGGAGAAGCTCGCCAAGGGCGAGAAGGTCGAGGAAGAGAAGTCACTCGAGGTCCTCGAGGCCGAGCTCGCCGCCCAGAACGCCGGCGAGGGCGGGGACGAGGGCGACGAGGATTGATCTCCGAGTAGTGACGAACCAGTGTGCACGGGAGGGGCGTCCGCGAGGGCGCCCCTTTTTGTTGAGCCCCTGAGGATGCGCAACCACCGCTAACGCAACGGATTAGAAACAAATGAGAAGATTCTTGCCCGAAAATTGACAAGCGGGCTTGTTTGTCGGCCGGGCGATCAGTACCTTCTCGCGGGTGCAGGTG from Phycisphaerales bacterium harbors:
- the infC gene encoding translation initiation factor IF-3, giving the protein MVQRTRLNHLIRITPVRVIGPDDEQIGVIETQDAIRMAQEKGLDLVEISPDARPPVCKIMDYGKFKYEKSQKDRKARAASKATEMKEIRLGRSVKIDQHDIQVRIDQARRFLMHGHKVMFTQRFKGREIAHKEIGLQNLRNVADALLDISKVEQTPRWMGKQASIIMSPDRPKIEAIKRKLEKEKQEKLAKGEKVEEEKSLEVLEAELAAQNAGEGGDEGDED